A window of the Torulaspora globosa chromosome 6, complete sequence genome harbors these coding sequences:
- a CDS encoding myosin family protein (ancestral locus Anc_7.68), with protein sequence MSFEVGTRCWYPNEEQGWIGGEVTKHETKDGIHHLELTLEDGNVVSIETDTLVANADDSDGKLPQLRNPPVLEATEDLTSLSYLNEPAVLHAIKQRYSQLNIYTYSGIVLIATNPFDRVDQLYSQDMIQAYAGKRRGELEPHLFAIAGEAYRMMKHDKQNQTIVVSGESGAGKTVSAKYIMRYFASVEEENSYAMDNVQHQVEMSETEQRILATNPIMEAFGNAKTTRNDNSSRFGKYLEILFDKETSIIGAKIRTYLLERSRLVYQPKSERNYHIFYQLLAGLPPDQKKELHLMEPSDYLYMNQGGVTEIEGVNDEDEYKTTVEALTLVGVTQETQHQIFKILAALLHIGNIEIKKTRNDASLSSDEPSLQIACELLGIDSFNFAKWITKKQITTRSEKIVSNLNYNQAVVARDSVAKFIYSALFDWLVENINTVLCAPEVADQVNSFIGVLDIYGFEHFEKNSFEQFCINYANEKLQQEFNQHVFKLEQEEYVKEEIEWSFIEFNDNQPCIDLIENKLGILSLLDEESRLPAGSDESWTQKLYQTLDKPPTNQVFSKPRFGQTKFVVSHYAHDVAYDVEGFIEKNRDTVSDGHLEVLKASTNETLQNILLTLENAALKVDEAKKAEQEQSKKPVPLARTVQRKPTLGSMFKQSLIELMDTINSTNVHYIRCIKPNSEKEPWKFDSLMVLSQLRACGVLETIRISCAGFPSRWTFSEFVLRYYILIPSSEWSKIFNGEEMTEDSIVDICQKILDGTDKSKYQIGNTKIFFKAGMLAHFEKLRSNKIRQSSVLIQKKIRAKYYREQYLNTIRALKNTQTFAKGYVIRQKIDRELKLNLALAVQRLYRGLLVRAETFAVLRSITMIQSRLRQQLAQRELEARNAHNAAVTIQSRVRSFQPRKSFQRFRKDTITVQSLVRRRAAQTQLKQLKEEAKSVNHLKEVSYQLENKVIELTQNLALKVRENKDMTSRLLELQEKLQFSGNLKEELELQKEEHARALKDQSMEHDARYHEIEEQLKISQQEVEAAREEIKSLTAKHQEIKEASRQQLEELNSTKELLNESRTQNSDLRDEVKSLKDEISRLQNSMKTELAAQTPRSVKTYAMNGGLMDDTMSPSQMNIVSVNGQGSSVPVTGLGIESDNRSTLSTLSQINDELYRLLEETKVLNGEITEGLIKGFKVPETGVAIQLSEREVLYPARILIIILSDMWRLGLTKQSERFLAEVLTTIQRVVQSLKGADVIPGGAFWLTNVRELYSFVIFAQESILHDESYNKGLSEDEYKEYVVLVTELREDFESLSYNIYNIWLKKLQKDLQKKAVPAVIVSESLPGFKNEAGKFLSNLFGSGPEYNMDDILTFFNTIYWCMKSFHVENEIFRDTVLTLLNYVDSICFNDLIMRRNFLSWKRGLQLNYNVTRLEEWCKTHYIPEGADCLQHLVQTSKLLQLRKKDLDDVKILCDICTALKPVQLQKLMSQYAVADYEAPISDEILNYVAEKVKKGSSLSSDGKSKVHSEDIFLKVETGPFEDPFVGIETRQFRKIEAYIPAWLNLPTTRRVVELVTEQVTVQESQALLDTSVVDESTA encoded by the coding sequence ATGTCGTTCGAGGTTGGTACCCGCTGTTGGTATCCGAACGAAGAGCAGGGTTGGATTGGTGGTGAGGTTACGAAACATGAGACTAAAGACGGGATCCATCATTTGGAGTTGACTTTGGAAGACGGAAATGTTGTTTCTATCGAAACGGACACGCTAGTGGCCAATGCAGATGACAGTGATGGTAAATTGCCACAATTGAGAAACCCTCCGGTTTTAGAAGCGACAGAGGACTTGACTTCGCTGTCGTATTTGAATGAGCCGGCAGTTTTACACGCGATAAAACAACGTTATTCGCAGTTAAATATATACACATACTCCGGGATAGTTCTGATCGCTACGAATCCGTTTGATCGAGTCGATCAGCTTTATTCGCAGGATATGATCCAAGCGTACGCTGGGAAGCGCAGAGGGGAACTGGAGCCACATCTGTTTGCAATCGCGGGTGAGGCCTAcaggatgatgaagcaCGACAAGCAGAATCAGACAATCGTCGTTAGCGGTGAATCGGGAGCTGGTAAAACAGTTTCAGCTAAATACATTATGCGGTACTTTGCGTCcgtggaagaagagaattCGTATGCAATGGATAACGTGCAGCATCAAGTGGAGATGTCTGAAACAGAACAGAGGATCTTGGCCACAAATCCGATTATGGAGGCCTTTGGCAATGCAAAGACCACTAGAAATGATAACTCTTCTAGATTTGGAAAGTACCTTGAGATTTTGTTCGACAAAGAGACATCAATCATCGGTGCTAAGATTAGAACCTATCTGCTAGAACGTTCGAGATTGGTTTATCAGCCGAAAAGTGAAAGAAATTATCATATCTTCTACCAGCTACTGGCGGGTTTGCCGCCAGatcaaaagaaggagctgcaTTTGATGGAGCCTTCAGACTACCTTTATATGAACCAAGGAGGTGTAACGGAAATAGAGGGCGTCAATGACGAGGACGAGTACAAGACAACTGTAGAAGCTCTCACGTTGGTCGGCGTGACGCAAGAAACGCAGCATCAGATTTTCAAAATCTTAGCTGCATTATTGCACATTGGTAACATCGAGATCAAAAAGACACGGAATGACGCCTCGCTTTCTTCGGATGAGCCGAGTCTGCAGATAGCCTGTGAGCTCTTAGGAATCGACTCGTTCAATTTTGCTAAATGGATaaccaagaagcaaatcACTACAAGGTCAGAGAAAATCGTCTCCAACTTGAATTACAATCAAGCAGTCGTGGCAAGAGATTCTGTTGCTAAATTTATATACTCGGCATTATTCGACTGGTTGGTAGAAAACATTAACACAGTATTGTGTGCTCCCGAAGTAGCTGACCAGGTGAATTCTTTCATTGGTGTTTTGGATATTTATGGGTTCGAACATTTTGAGAAAAATTCTTTTGAGCAGTTCTGTATTAATTACGCCAACGAAAAACTACAGCAAGAGTTCAACCAGCATGTTTTTAAGCTTGAACAGGAGGAATATgtgaaggaagagattgaatGGTCTTTCATCGAGTTTAACGATAACCAACCTTGCATCGATTTAATTGAGAATAAGTTAGGTATCCTATCGTTgttggatgaagaaagtcGACTGCCGGCAGGCTCTGATGAGTCCTGGACTCAGAAGTTGTACCAAACGCTTGATAAACCTCCAACGAACCAAGTGTTTTCTAAACCACGTTTCGGTCAGACTAAATTCGTGGTGAGTCATTACGCACATGATGTTGCTTACGACGTCGAAGGATTCATTGAAAAGAATAGAGACACTGTTTCGGATGGGCACttggaagtcttgaaagCATCAACAAATGAAACGTTGCAGAATATTTTACTGACTTTGGAGAATGCAGCATTGAAGGTTGATGAAGCCAAAAAAGCCGAACAAGAACAATCGAAGAAACCCGTCCCTCTGGCTAGAACGGTTCAGCGGAAGCCTACATTAGGTTCCATGTTTAAGCAGTCATTAATCGAACTGATGGATACCATTAATTCCACCAATGTTCATTACATCCGTTGCATCAAACCGAACAGCGAGAAAGAACCTTGGAAATTCGATAGTCTAATGGTCTTATCGCAGTTGAGGGCATGCGGTGTTTTAGAGACTATTAGAATCTCATGTGCAGGCTTTCCATCCAGGTGGACTTTCAGTGAATTCGTGCTCCGGTATTATATACTAATCCCATCCTCTGAATGGtccaaaatcttcaacGGGGAGGAAATGACAGAGGATAGCATTGTCGACATATGTCAAAAAATTTTAGATGGAACTGACAAATCAAAATATCAAATCGGTAATACTAAgatattcttcaaagctggTATGCTTGCACATTTTGAAAAACTGAGATCCAACAAAATTCGTCAATCCAGTGTTTTaattcaaaagaagattaGGGCTAAGTATTACCGTGAACAATATCTAAACACAATtagagctttgaagaatacTCAAACTTTTGCTAAAGGTTATGTCATCCGCCAAAAAATTGATAGAGAATTGAAGTTGAATCTAGCGCTTGCTGTTCAAAGGTTATACAGAGGTTTGCTGGTACGCGCAGAAACGTTCGCAGTTCTTCGTAGCATTACAATGATTCAGTCAAGATTGAGGCAACAGCTAGCACAAAGAGAGCTGGAAGCTAGAAATGCGCACAACGCGGCTGTCACTATTCAGAGCAGGGTCAGATCCTTTCAACCTCGTAAGAGTTTCCAGCGATTTCGGAAGGACACTATCACGGTTCAATCGCTTGTACGGAGGAGAGCAGCTCAAACTCAattgaagcagttgaaaGAGGAAGCGAAGTCTGTcaatcatttgaaagaagtcAGTtatcaattggaaaacAAGGTTATTGAGCTGACGCAGAATCTGGCATTAAAAGTTAGAGAGAATAAAGATATGACATCCCGTCTGCTGGAGTTGCAAGAGAAGTTGCAGTTCTCAGGAAATCTAAAAGAGGAGCTTGAACTTCAAAAAGAGGAACATGCCAGAGCCTTGAAAGATCAATCCATGGAACATGATGCTAGATACCATGAGATTGAGGAACAACTCAAGATATCACAACAGGAAGTCGAAGCAGCCCgtgaagaaatcaaatCCTTGACTGCAAAGCATCAGGAAATCAAGGAAGCGTCTCGCCAACAGCTCGAGGAGTTAAATAGTACTAAGGAACTGCTCAATGAGTCAAGGACACAAAATTCTGACCTCCGCGATGAAGTGAAATCactgaaagatgaaatttccCGCCTGCAGAACTCGATGAAGACTGAACTCGCTGCCCAAACACCGAGGTCAGTCAAAACATATGCAATGAATGGTGGCCTAATGGATGATACAATGTCCCCAAGCCAAATGAACATTGTTTCGGTTAACGGGCAAGGTTCCTCTGTTCCTGTCACAGGATTAGGTATCGAATCGGATAACAGATCTACCTTGAGCACATTGTCTCAAATTAATGACGAGCTATACAGATTACTCGAGGAAACGAAGGTCTTAAATGGAGAGATTACTGAAGGCTTGATAAAGGGATTTAAAGTACCGGAGACAGGTGTTGCAATACAATTAAGCGAAAGAGAAGTCTTATATCCTGCCCGCATATTGATAATTATCTTAAGTGACATGTGGAGACTCGGTCTGACCAAACAAAGTGAGCGGTTTTTGGCAGAAGTCTTGACAACTATTCAAAGGGTTGTTCAGTCATTGAAAGGGGCAGATGTTATCCCGGGTGGTGCATTTTGGTTGACCAATGTCCGTGAATTGTACTCATTCGTCATCTTTGCGCAAGAATCAATTCTGCATGACGAGTCTTACAATAAGGGCTTGAGTGAAGATGAATACAAGGAATACGTTGTTTTGGTAACAGAGTTGAGGGAGGACTTCGAGTCGCTAAGCTACAACATCTACAATATCTGGCTGAAAAAGCTACAGAAAGATTTGCAAAAGAAGGCTGTACCTGCGGTGATTGTTTCCGAATCATTGCCAGGTTTCAAGAACGAAGCTGGCAAATTTTTGTCAAATCTCTTTGGCTCTGGTCCAGAATACAACATGGATGACATACtgactttcttcaacacaATATACTGGTGCATGAAATCGTTCCATGTTGAGAATGAGATTTTTCGCGACACTGTTTTGACTTTACTAAATTACGTCGATTCTATTTGTTTCAACGATTTGATTATGAGGAGGAACTTCTTGTCATGGAAGAGAGGATTGCAGTTGAACTACAATGTCACAAGGTTAGAAGAATGGTGTAAAACCCACTATATTCCAGAAGGGGCCGATTGCTTACAACACTTGGTCCAGACATCTAAACTGCTGCAACTCAGAAAAAAAGATTTAGATGATGTTAAAATCCTGTGTGACATTTGCACTGCATTGAAGCCTGTACAGTTACAAAAATTGATGTCTCAGTATGCCGTTGCAGATTACGAAGCTCCAATATCCGATGAAATTTTGAACTACGTTGCAGAAAAGGTAAAGAAAGGGtcttctttgtcttctGATGGTAAATCGAAGGTCCACAGTGAGgatatcttcttgaaagtGGAAACAGGCCCATTCGAAGATCCATTTGTTGGTATTGAAACTAGACAATTCCGTAAAATCGAGGCCTACATCCCGGCCTGGTTGAATTTACCAACCACAAGGAGAGTCGTTGAGTTGGTTACAGAGCAAGTAACAGTTCAGGAATCACAGGCTCTGTTAGACACTTCGGTGGTGGATGAGTCGACAGCATAA
- a CDS encoding uncharacterized protein (ancestral locus Anc_7.67) — translation MSSAVPYDPYIPPEEPAEQSKAAALKAEIDDTVGIMRDNINKVAERGERLTSIEDKADNLAVSAQGFKRGANRVRKQMWWKDLKMRLCLVLVVIILLVVIIVPIVVHFS, via the exons ATGTCCTCCGCAGTGCCCTACGATCCATATATCCCACCAGAGGAGCCAGCTGAGCAATCCAAGGCGGCGGCTTTGAAAGCA GAAATCGATGACACAGTTGGCATTATGAGAGATAATATCAACAAGGTTGCTGAACGTGGCGAAAGACTGACTTCCATAGAAGACAAGGCGGACAACTTGGCAGTATCAGCGCAAGGTTTCAAGAGGGGTGCCAACCGAGTCAGAAAGCAAATGTGGTGGAAGGACCTGAAAATGAGATTGTGTCTAGTGCTCGTCGTGATCATTTTATTAGTTGTTATCATCGTCCCCATTGTTGTACACTTCAGTTGA
- the SCD5 gene encoding Scd5p (ancestral locus Anc_7.66) has translation MSFDWLNVPGLSSDEGNVTVEEAGQMPPPSVSFNFGPGSAISFNAEQPANNSNQQPKQSLSGNVKTANGNWSGHPQASPNEQPKAHQNELVYSQHSNIHKSHKIEAEADIEYKETPDELRVPLSLSRSELTFEEVRTYLRWYNCITLRTHSKLVRLADVFRFLSNFNISEQLKERITLIFRTCKNALNIGQFFAVLRLVSKALIENKMPNRKMILEKAPIPKPRPILSSGAGQEVYEEVDEEPDDINGGKVDFDSFASLLLTGKSARKRIRRRITIVADKNKRVRFSEHLTFQEAPSSDGVDQKHEDIEENEESDKLDLSLPMDQLLKRMAKRKEKNSALVSAMPNDQQETEEEREVLEEMKDSLSHFKQIQTVDFASMAPGSVPSIVLDSSKANSDGNLSQAPAQALIPLKPTSTGSANHLFRQHYNPPQESQMDSQASLLPLKPTATGSANYLMRNQIPSQQHGASGYSPSATGSSPVSGLQPLKPTATGSGNYLMKQHFNQQFTQSTNSSNAANDVHGRSSPLYSGQLPPDPHLQAPQPSVSLQQQLSPQITPQSQNLQPQRQQQQQQQQHGVFSASNPAGSYFQSLLSHSPSPSSSTSNLPVMASGSPYRDMLPSNGPTSQSRATYNSGYQYSSPVPDRQQPMFTGSNQPQVQSQQLPQQLPQHQQNPQQFIPQQGFTNGFSAPRPYAMPTSASPRSGDILSDLQSLQQQVDALQSSYSQR, from the coding sequence ATGTCCTTCGATTGGTTGAATGTTCCGGGACTTAGCAGTGATGAAGGTAATGTTAccgttgaagaagcaggtCAAATGCCTCCACCAAGCGTCTCCTTTAACTTTGGTCCTGGTTCCGCCATCAGCTTCAATGCAGAGCAGCCTGCTAATAATTCAAATCAGCAACCTAAACAAAGCCTGAGTGGCAACGTTAAGACGGCGAATGGCAACTGGTCTGGTCATCCCCAAGCCTCGCCGAATGAGCAACCAAAGGCTCACCAGAATGAGCTAGTCTACAGCCAGCATAGCAATATACACAAATCACACAAGATAGAGGCAGAAGCAGACATCGAATATAAGGAGACACCGGATGAATTGCGGGTGCCTCTCTCGCTATCGCGCTCAGAATTGACATTCGAAGAAGTCCGAACATATCTAAGATGGTATAATTGCATTACTTTAAGGACACACTCGAAATTGGTACGATTAGCGGATGTTTTCAGGTTTTTGTCGAACTTCAACATCAGCGAACAGCTCAAGGAGCGCATTACATTGATCTTCAGGACATGCAAGAACGCATTGAACATTGGTCAATTCTTTGCGGTGCTAAGACTAGTTTCCAAGGCACTCATAGAGAATAAGATGCCCAATCGGAAGATGATTCTGGAGAAAGCCCCGATTCCAAAACCGCGTCCCATTCTGAGTAGCGGGGCTGGCCAAGAAGTCTACGAGGAGGTGGATGAGGAGCCCGACGATATCAATGGTGGGAAGGTCGATTTCGATTCTTTTGCGTCACTCTTGCTTACGGGAAAATCTGCTCGCAAGAGGATAAGGAGAAGAATCACTATTGTGGCCGACAAGAATAAGAGGGTTCGCTTTTCCGAGCATCTTACTTTCCAAGAGGCACCAAGCTCCGACGGCGTTGATCAAAAACACGAGGATATCGAGGAAAATGAGGAGAGTGATAAACTCGACTTATCGCTACCGATGGATCAACTGCTGAAACGGATGgcgaagagaaaagagaagaacaGTGCCTTGGTATCAGCAATGCCTAAcgatcaacaagaaactgaggaagaaagggaagttctggaagaaatGAAGGACTCCCTTTCACACTTTAAACAAATCCAGACGGTGGATTTTGCTTCGATGGCTCCGGGCAGTGTGCCCTCCATAGTACTCGATAGTAGTAAGGCAAATAGCGATGGTAATTTGTCACAGGCGCCTGCGCAAGCTCTTATACCATTAAAGCCAACTTCTACCGGTTCGGCAAACCATTTATTTCGTCAGCATTATAACCCACCACAGGAATCGCAAATGGACAGCCAAGCATCACTTTTACCACTGAAACCAACCGCGACAGGCTCAGCTAACTATCTGATGCGTAATCAAATACCTTCGCAACAGCATGGAGCATCAGGATACTCTCCATCAGCAACTGGCTCCAGTCCAGTAAGCGGCCTACAGCCATTAAAACCCACTGCGACCGGATCAGGAAATTATCTCATGAAACAGCACTTCAATCAGCAATTCACACAGTCCACCAACAGTTCCAATGCAGCGAATGACGTCCATGGACGCTCCTCTCCACTTTATAGTGGTCAATTACCGCCGGATCCTCATCTGCAGGCTCCGCAGCCAAGCGTTTCGCTGCAACAGCAACTGTCCCCGCAAATTACACCTCAATCTCAGAATCTACAACCACAACgtcaacagcagcagcagcagcagcagcatgGTGTCTTTTCAGCGTCGAATCCTGCTGGAAGTTACTTCCAGTCACTCCTATCGCATTCGCCGTCCCCGAGTTCCAGCACGTCCAATCTCCCAGTAATGGCCTCTGGCAGTCCGTATCGGGATATGCTGCCTAGCAACGGACCTACAAGCCAGTCTCGTGCCACCTATAACAGCGGCTATCAGTACTCCAGTCCAGTTCCTGATCGACAGCAACCAATGTTTACTGGATCCAATCAACCACAAGTGCAATCACAGCAACTGCCACAGCAACTGCCACAGCACCAGCAAAACCCACAACAGTTTATCCCCCAGCAAGGTTTCACCAACGGATTCTCAGCTCCCAGACCATATGCAATGCCAACCTCCGCCAGTCCCCGAAGTGGCGATATCTTAAGCGACTTGCAGAGTCTTCAGCAACAGGTCGACGCCCTGCAAAGTTCTTATTCCCAGCGGTGA
- a CDS encoding uncharacterized protein (ancestral locus Anc_7.65) — translation MPRKNKRPVFGEDDSESESTGDGFKAYLSKKSLQSSKRAKSPQALAVAKSSLDEDESKGLKRPQETEQRSSFMEGLLKAKRQREMDRLHSQAIRNTFENELQKKNDSPDQSFITEGYKVKRTEYDQAELRAAEEDEYHNDDKLHGGSSRALALQMLMRDAPPAEDSEAAPEEACSEKNVAKVPPIFENDIYHSEPSKMRRSVVEANHSVESLIKLRPEEKQSCIREFLRSTKSMQEIKLHIEKYYERQSVRKR, via the coding sequence ATGCCCAGGAAGAATAAGAGACCTGTCTTTGGTGAGGACGACAGTGAGAGCGAAAGTACTGGTGATGGCTTTAAAGCATATCTAAGTAAGAAGTCGTTGCAGTCGAGCAAGAGGGCCAAGAGCCCGCAGGCCCTAGCCGTAGCAAAGAGCAGTCTTGATGAGGACGAATCGAAAGGTCTCAAGCGACCTCAAGAGACGGAACAAAGATCTAGTTTTATGGAGGGGCTTTTGAAGGCCAAAAGACAGCGTGAGATGGATAGGCTGCATTCGCAGGCCATTCGAAACACGTTTGAGAACGAgttgcagaagaagaacgatAGTCCAGATCAAAGTTTCATTACTGAAGGATACAAAGTGAAGAGAACGGAATATGACCAGGCCGAGCTCCGGGCGGCGGAAGAGGATGAGTATCACAACGACGACAAACTCCACGGTGGATCATCAAGGGCGCTGGCATTGCAAATGCTGATGCGTGATGCACCTCCTGCCGAAGATTCTGAGGCTGCACCTGAGGAGGCTTGTTCGGAGAAGAATGTCGCCAAGGTGCCACCTATATTCGAGAACGATATATATCATTCCGAACCATccaagatgagaagatcaGTAGTGGAGGCGAATCACTCGGTAGAAAGCTTGATAAAACTGCGACCCGAGGAGAAACAATCATGCATTCGCGAGTTCCTTCGATCAACGAAGTCCATGCAGGAAATTAAACTGCACATTGAAAAGTATTATGAACGACAGTCTGTCCGGAAACGATAA